One genomic region from Clarias gariepinus isolate MV-2021 ecotype Netherlands chromosome 22, CGAR_prim_01v2, whole genome shotgun sequence encodes:
- the selenoi gene encoding ethanolaminephosphotransferase 1 produces MALYEYVTQDQLSGFDKYKYSAVDTNPLSIYIMHPFWNSMVKILPTWLAPNLITFTGFMFLVLNFAILSFYDFDFYASAEGHEHVPSWVWIAAGLFNFLAYTLDGVDGKQARRTNSSTPLGELFDHGLDSWACVFFVSSLYSVFGRGESGVSVFTLYGLLWVVLFSFILSHWEKYNTGVLFLPWGYDISQVTISIVYIVTAVVGVETWYKPLIWNILYRDLFIVMILGCLFAVTLPMSLYNVLKAYRSNTLKHSSMYEALLPFFSPMLLFILATLWAILSPSNVLELQPRIFYLMVGTAFANVTCKLIVCQMSNTRCQPLSWLLVPMALVVLLVISGAVQESETLLLYVWTAVVLTAHIHYGVSVVQQLSSHFKIYAFSLKKPSSDUQEEEKIGLTAAEEEV; encoded by the exons ATGGCTCTGTACGAGTATGTCACTCAGGACCAGCTCTCCGGTTTTGATAAATATAAG taTAGCGCGGTGGACACCAACCCACTCTCCATCTACATCATGCACCCCTTCTGGAACTCTATGGTGAAG atcttgccCACGTGGCTGGCACCTAACCTCATCACCTTCACTGGGTTTATGTTCCTGGTGCTCAACTTTGCCATCTTATCCTTCTACGACTTTGACTTCTACGCATCAG cggAGGGTCATGAACATGTGCCAAGCTGGGTTTGGATTGCTGCGGGCCTCTTCAATTTTCTGGCCTACACActgg atgGTGTCGACGGGAAGCAGGCCCGCAGGACAAACTCGAGCACTCCTCTGGGCGAGCTGTTCGACCACGGCCTGGACAGCTGGGCATGTGTGTTCTTTGTGAGCTCGCTGTACTCCGTGTTCGGGCGCGGCGAGAGCGGAGTCAGCGTGTTCACGCTCTACGGCCTGCTCTGGGTCGTCCTCTTCTCTTTCATCCTGTCTCACTGGGAGAAATACAACACCGGCGTGCTCTTCCTGCCCTGGGGCTACGACATTAGCCAAGTG ACAATCTCTATCGTGTACATTGTCACCGCCGTGGTCGGAGTGGAGACGTGGTACAAACCTTTGATCTGGAACATTCTCTACAGAGATCTCTTCATCGTCATGATCCTGG GTTGTTTGTTTGCTGTGACGTTACCCATGAGCCTTTACAACGTCCTTAA GGCGTACCGCAGCAACACCCTGAAGCACAGCTCAATGTACGAGGCCCTCCTGCCCTTCTTCTCGCCCATGCTCCTCTTTATCCTCGCCACCCTGTGGGCCATTTTATCTCCCAGCAACGTCCTGGAGCTGCAGCCCAGGATCTTCTACCTGATGGTGGGAACAGCCTTTGCCAATGTTACT TGTAAGCTGATCGTGTGTCAGATGAGTAACACACGCTGCCAGCCTCTTAGTTGGCTGTTGGTGCCAATGGCGTTGGTGGTGCTGCTGGTCATCTCGGGCGCTGTGCAGGAGAGTGAGACGCTGCTGCTATACGTCTGGACAGCTGTGGTCCTTACCGCCCACATACATTATGGAGTGTCAGTG GTGCAACAGCTGAGCAGTCACTTTAAGATCTACGCGTTCTCACTGAAGAAGCCCAGCTCAGACTgacaggaggaggagaagatcGGTCTGACGGCGGCGGAGGAGGAGGTCTAA
- the iyd gene encoding iodotyrosine deiodinase 1, whose translation MALISTLTPVFVAVLCVVIAFLYKARRGSESSSAQRSPEARPWVDEDLQDDTEISGRENEEDDWAVAGTEDLPHVPYTPDRYSEEEMLERSKQFYALLNARRSVRFISPEPVPREVIDYVIRTAGTAPSGAHTEPWTFVVVADAETKHKIREIVEEEEEINYKQRMGDKWVEDLRRLRTNWVKEYLDTAPYLILIFKQTYGIKPGGKKKTHYYNEISVSISCGLLLAALQNVGLVTVTSTPLNCGPQLRLLLHRPANEKLLMLLPVGYPAPDATVPDLTRKGLQDTMVFV comes from the exons ATGGCTCTGATTTCCACCCTGACTCCGGTGTTCGTGGCCGTCCTGTGTGTCGTCATCGCCTTCCTGTATAAAGCGCGGCGCGGGTCGGAGTCTTCCTCAGCGCAGAGATCTCCAGAAGCCCGGCCCTGGGTGGACGAGGACCTGCAGGACGACACCGAGATCAGTGGCAGAGAAAACG AGGAAGATGATTGGGCAGTTGCAGGGACTGAAGATCTCCCCCATGTCCCGTACACCCCAGATCGCTATTCCGAGGAAGAGATGCTGGAACGTTCCAAACAGTTCTATGCCCTTTTGAACGCACGCCGGTCAGTGCGCTTTATCAGCCCAGAACCCGTCCCACGAGAGGTGATCGATTACGTGATACGCACTGCAG ggACGGCCCCGAGCGGGGCTCACACTGAGCCGTGGACGTTCGTGGTGGTGGCCGACGCTGAGACCAAACACAAAATCCGAGAGATtgtggaagaggaggaagagatcAACTACAAACAGAGGATGGGAGATAAATGGGTTGAGGACCTGCGCAGACTCAG GACTAACTGGGTGAAGGAGTATCTTGACACAGCACCATATCTCATCCTCATCTTTAAGCAGACGTACGGAATAAAGCCTGGTGGAAAGAAAAAGACTCACTACTACAACGAGATTAGCGTGTCCATCTCATGCGGCCTCCTTCTGGCGGCTCTACAG AACGTGGGTCTGGTGACGGTGACCTCTACACCTCTAAACTGCGGGCCACAACTCCGGCTCCTCCTCCATCGCCCGGCCAACGAGAAACTGCTCATGCTGCTTCCTGTTGGCTACCCAGCTCCGGACGCCACCGTGCCCGATCTCACGCGCAAGGGACTTCAGGACACCATGGTGTTTGTGTAA